A single Osmerus mordax isolate fOsmMor3 chromosome 7, fOsmMor3.pri, whole genome shotgun sequence DNA region contains:
- the pan2 gene encoding PAN2-PAN3 deadenylation complex catalytic subunit PAN2 isoform X2: protein MNFEGLDPGMGEYTSSLHGSMEPGMEPSMDPRLNPSLLQGVELDSDGLAVTGTESVHMLEGMFSELHSVAAEVGIPVTATHFDLQEELLWMGNHRGHASSFFGSTMGRYSSIQVHSTDDIRHIQSMETGVLFLSKGNLKCLTRGGLVMFDYPMEEGADMHDLLMTDNNTLIMGGLQNYVLEVDLNTVQETQRFTVEEPGLAIMRQSNRFFFCGHTSGKVTLRDVRTFQLEQEFDAFSGSLSDFDVHGNLLAACGFSSRGMNGLACDRFLMVYDLRMMRAVTPLQVHVDPLFLRFIPTYTSRLAIISQTGQCQFCEPTGLANLADVFHVNTVGQLLMSFDVSSSKQALAFGDSGGGVHLWSDAPEVSFNGYSRDTEFALPCLVDSLPQLDWSHDLLPLSLIPMPLTSSEQLLSDWPTTLATPSPRRSPAVDPEILRTIKTVGFIGYAANPRTRPRNQVPYKIKEVELDYDNYNQVPESPIGRDEEPHLYMVPKKFRKVTIKYSKLGLEDFDFKHYNRTLFAGLEPHIPNAYCNCMIQVLYFLEPIRCLVQNHLCQKEFCLACELGFLFHMLDLSRGDPCQASNFLRAFRTIPEASALGLILADSDEQTGKARLGRLIQSWNRFILTQLHQETQEQEGPQAYRGASSSALGSSGESVIGRLFGCEVENSSLCRCGKETVRSSLTLLFTMHYPEQSSLDKTIKEYDFAEILKKSICLEQSTQAWCENCEKYQPTVQTRNIRCLPDVLVINCEVNSVKEAEFWKAQAEYAFNKAIEKEANEPPKPKEPPPPIPTEWCLEEELCNVEGLTFDTRVEDLRHVWIPLTLKMSISKSQGLEVSSWPEAEELSSAEEAEGVSLYDLVVTVPHVLDARTGGNLVAHIKVGETYHQRKEGVTHQQWYLFNDFLIEPIDKAEAAQFDVNWKVPAILYYAKRNYHSKYDLRIKNPIEASVLLTEASLARKQRKSHATFIPLMVSEMPQAGDLVGLDAEFVTLNQEEAELRSDGTKSTIKPSQMSVARITCVRGQGPNEGVPFIDDYISTQEQVVDYLTQYSGIKPGDLDAKISSKHLTTLKSTYLKLRFLIDTGVRFVGHGLQKDFRVINLLVLKDQVVDTVYLFHMPRKRMISLRFLAWYFLDLNIQGETHDSIEDARTALQLYRKYLELSRGGGNDEVRKVLKGLYEKGRKLDWKVPDCDTGDGQGNAVFPSVMGL, encoded by the exons ATGAACTTTGAGGGTCTTGATCCAGGGATGGGCGAATATACGTCTTCCCTGCATGGGAGCATGGAGCCGGGTATGGAGCCATCCATGGATCCGCGACTCAATCCCAGTTTACTGCAAGGTGTGGAGCTCGATTCAGATGGACTTGCAGTGACAGGAACTGAGTCTGTACATATGCTAGAAGGCATGTTCTCTGAGCTGCACAGTGTGGCTGCAGAGGTGGGTATTCCCGTCACTGCTACTCATTTCGACCTGCAAGAGGAGCTGCTTTGGATGGGAAACCACAGG GGACATGCTAGCTCCTTTTTTGGTTCCACCATGGGTCGCTACTCTTCTATCCAAGTGCACTCAACTGATGACATACGACACATTCAGAGCATGGAGACAGGGGTGCTGTTCCTTTCCAAGGGGAACCTCAAGTGCCTAACCCGAGGCGGCCTTGTCATGTTTGACTACCC AATGGAGGAGGGAGCTGATATGCACGATTTGCTCATGACTGATAACAACACATTGATCATGGGTGGACTGCAAAACTATGTTCTCGAAGTTGACCTAAATACCGTGCAAGAGACTCAGAGG TTCACCGTAGAGGAACCCGGGCTGGCTATCATGCGCCAGTCTAATCGTTTCTTTTTCTGTGGCCATACATCCGGGAAG GTTACCCTTCGTGACGTGCGCACCTTCCAGCTGGAACAAGAGTTTGATGCCTTCTCTGGTAGCCTGTCAGACTTTGACGTCCATGGCAACCTCCTGGCTGCATGCGGGTTCTCTAGTCGTGGGATGAATGGGCTGGCGTGTGATCGTTTTCTAATGGTCTATGACCTCCGCATGATGCGTGCTGTGACTCCACTGCAGGTTCATGTGGATCCCCTCTTTCTTCGCTTCATCCCCACATACACATCACGCCTGGCCATCATCTCACAGACAG GTCAGTGCCAGTTCTGTGAGCCTACTGGGCTAGCCAACCTGGCTGATGTTTTTCACGTCAACACTGTGGGCCAGTTGCTCATGAGCTTTGACGTGTCGTCAAGCAAGCAGGCCTTAGCCTTCGGGGATTCTGGGGGCGGTGTCCACCTGTGGTCTGATGCCCCAGAGGTTTCCTTCAATGGCTACTCCAGGGACACTGAATTTGCCCTGCCATGCCTGGTGGACTCCTTACCTCAGCTTGACTGGAGCCATGACTTGCTGCCATTGTCACTCATTCCTATGCCCCTGACCAGCTCAGAACAATTGCTATCTGATTGGCCTACCACTCTGGCCACCCCTAGCCCAAG aCGATCACCTGCCGTGGATCCAGAAATTCTGCGTACAATTAAAACTGTTGGTTTCATTGGTTATGCTGCCAATCCTCGCACCCGGCCCAGAAACCAG GTTCCTTATAAGATTAAAGAGGTGGAACTGGACTATGATAATTACAATCAGGTTCCTGAATCGCCTATAGGCCGTGATGAAGAGCCACACCTCTACATGGTACCAAAGAAGTTCAGGAAG GTAACCATCAAATACTCAAAACTTGGGCTTGAGGACTTTGACTTTAAACATTACAACAGGACCTTGTTTGCTGGCCTGGAGCCTCACATTCCCAATGCGTACTGCAACTGCATGATCCAG GTATTGTATTTCCTGGAGCCAATCCGCTGCCTGGTCCAGAATCACCTCTGCCAGAAGGAGTTCTGTTTGGCATgtgagcttggcttcctcttccATATGCTGGACCTGTCGAGGGGAGACCCCTGCCAG GCCAGTAACTTCCTGCGAGCCTTCCGTACCATCCCGGAGGCGTCTGCCCTGGGCCTGATCCTGGCCGACTCAGACGAGCAGACAGGGAAGGCCAGACTGGGCCGTCTCATTCAGAGCTGGAACCGCTTTATCCTCACCCAGCTCCACCAGGAGACCCAGGAACAAGAGGGCCCACAGGCATACAGAGGGGCCAGTAGCAG TGCCCTGGGATCCTCGGGCGAGTCTGTGATTGGACGGCTGTTTGGTTGTGAGGTTGAGAACAGCAGCCTCTGTCGTTGTGGCAAGGAGACAGTGCGCTCATCCCTGACCCTGCTCTTCACCATGCACTACCCTGAACAGAGTTCGCTCG ATAAGACAATCAAGGAGTATGATTTTGCTGAGATCCTGAAGAAGAGCATATGTCTGGAGCAAAGCACTCAGGCATGGTGTGAGAATTGTGAGAAGTATCAGCCCACA GTGCAGACCCGTAACATCCGCTGTCTCCCAGATGTACTGGTCATTAATTGTGAGGTGAACAGTGTGAAGGAGGCGGAGTTCTGGAAGGCTCAGGCAGAG TATGCTTTCAATAAGGCCATAGAAAAAGAGGCAAATGAGCCCCCAAAGCCTAAggaacctccccctcccatccccacgGAGTGGTGCTTAGA GGAAGAGTTATGTAACGTGGAGGGTTTGACCTTTGACACGAGAGTGGAGGACCTGCGGCATGTCTGGATCCCCCTTACCCTGAAGATGTCCATCAGCAAGAGCCAAGGGCTGGAGGTCAGCAGTTGGCCGGAAGCTGAAGAG CTGAGTTCTGCTGAGGAGGCTGAGGGGGTGTCTCTCTATGACCTGGTGGTCACCGTGCCTCATGTCCTGGATGCTCGCACTGGAGGGAACTTGGTAGCACACATCAAAGTAGGAGAGACCTACCACCAGAGAAAAGAG GGTGTCACACACCAACAGTGGTACCTCTTCAATGACTTCCTGATTGAGCCGATTGACAAG GCTGAAGCAGCTCAGTTTGATGTGAACTGGAAAGTGCCAGCCATCCTCTACTATGCCAAGAGGAACTACCACTCTAAATATGACCTCCGTA TTAAGAACCCCATAGAGGCCAGTGTGCTGCTCACTGAGGCTTCTTTGGCACGGAAACAGAGGAAGAGTCATGCTACTTTCATCCCTCTAATGGTCAGTGAGATGCCCCAGGCTGGAGACTTGGTGGGGCTggatgctgaatttgtcacactCAACCAG GAGGAGGCAGAGCTGCGCAGCGATGGCACAAAGTCCACCATCAAGCCCAGTCAGATGTCTGTGGCTAGGATCACATGTGTGCGTGGCCAGGGTCCTAACGAGGGGGTGCCCTTCATTGATGACTACATCTCCACTCAGGAGCAG GTGGTGGACTATCTGACGCAGTATTCAGGCATCAAACCAGGGGACCTGGATGCTAAGATTTCCTCCAAGCACTTGACCACTCTAAAGTCAACATACCTAAAGCTGCGCTTCCTCATTGACACCGGAGTGCGCTTTGTTGGGCACGGCTTACAGAAGGACTTCCGTGTTATCAATTTACTG GTGCTGAAAGACCAGGTGGTTGACACTGTTTACCTCTTCCATATGCCCCGGAAGAGGATGATCTCCCTGCGCTTCCTTGCCTGGTACTTTCTGG ACCTCAACATCCAGGGTGAGACTCATGACAGCATTGAGGATGCTCGCACCGCCTTGCAGCTTTACAGGAAGTATCTGGAGCTAAGTCGCGGAGGCGGCAATGATGAAGTACGGAAGGTGCTAAAGGGACTGTACGAGAAAGGCCGCAAGCTTGACTGGAAAGTCCCGGACTGTGACACAGGAGATGGTCAAG GTAATGCTGTCTTTCCCTCTGTGATGGGGCTGTGA
- the pan2 gene encoding PAN2-PAN3 deadenylation complex catalytic subunit PAN2 isoform X1: MNFEGLDPGMGEYTSSLHGSMEPGMEPSMDPRLNPSLLQGVELDSDGLAVTGTESVHMLEGMFSELHSVAAEVGIPVTATHFDLQEELLWMGNHRGHASSFFGSTMGRYSSIQVHSTDDIRHIQSMETGVLFLSKGNLKCLTRGGLVMFDYPMEEGADMHDLLMTDNNTLIMGGLQNYVLEVDLNTVQETQRFTVEEPGLAIMRQSNRFFFCGHTSGKVTLRDVRTFQLEQEFDAFSGSLSDFDVHGNLLAACGFSSRGMNGLACDRFLMVYDLRMMRAVTPLQVHVDPLFLRFIPTYTSRLAIISQTGQCQFCEPTGLANLADVFHVNTVGQLLMSFDVSSSKQALAFGDSGGGVHLWSDAPEVSFNGYSRDTEFALPCLVDSLPQLDWSHDLLPLSLIPMPLTSSEQLLSDWPTTLATPSPRRSPAVDPEILRTIKTVGFIGYAANPRTRPRNQVPYKIKEVELDYDNYNQVPESPIGRDEEPHLYMVPKKFRKVTIKYSKLGLEDFDFKHYNRTLFAGLEPHIPNAYCNCMIQVLYFLEPIRCLVQNHLCQKEFCLACELGFLFHMLDLSRGDPCQASNFLRAFRTIPEASALGLILADSDEQTGKARLGRLIQSWNRFILTQLHQETQEQEGPQAYRGASSSALGSSGESVIGRLFGCEVENSSLCRCGKETVRSSLTLLFTMHYPEQSSLDKTIKEYDFAEILKKSICLEQSTQAWCENCEKYQPTVQTRNIRCLPDVLVINCEVNSVKEAEFWKAQAEYAFNKAIEKEANEPPKPKEPPPPIPTEWCLEEELCNVEGLTFDTRVEDLRHVWIPLTLKMSISKSQGLEVSSWPEAEELSSAEEAEGVSLYDLVVTVPHVLDARTGGNLVAHIKVGETYHQRKEGVTHQQWYLFNDFLIEPIDKAEAAQFDVNWKVPAILYYAKRNYHSKYDLRIKNPIEASVLLTEASLARKQRKSHATFIPLMVSEMPQAGDLVGLDAEFVTLNQEEAELRSDGTKSTIKPSQMSVARITCVRGQGPNEGVPFIDDYISTQEQVVDYLTQYSGIKPGDLDAKISSKHLTTLKSTYLKLRFLIDTGVRFVGHGLQKDFRVINLLVLKDQVVDTVYLFHMPRKRMISLRFLAWYFLDLNIQGETHDSIEDARTALQLYRKYLELSRGGGNDEVRKVLKGLYEKGRKLDWKVPDCDTGDGQGSPKSNAVFPSVMGL; this comes from the exons ATGAACTTTGAGGGTCTTGATCCAGGGATGGGCGAATATACGTCTTCCCTGCATGGGAGCATGGAGCCGGGTATGGAGCCATCCATGGATCCGCGACTCAATCCCAGTTTACTGCAAGGTGTGGAGCTCGATTCAGATGGACTTGCAGTGACAGGAACTGAGTCTGTACATATGCTAGAAGGCATGTTCTCTGAGCTGCACAGTGTGGCTGCAGAGGTGGGTATTCCCGTCACTGCTACTCATTTCGACCTGCAAGAGGAGCTGCTTTGGATGGGAAACCACAGG GGACATGCTAGCTCCTTTTTTGGTTCCACCATGGGTCGCTACTCTTCTATCCAAGTGCACTCAACTGATGACATACGACACATTCAGAGCATGGAGACAGGGGTGCTGTTCCTTTCCAAGGGGAACCTCAAGTGCCTAACCCGAGGCGGCCTTGTCATGTTTGACTACCC AATGGAGGAGGGAGCTGATATGCACGATTTGCTCATGACTGATAACAACACATTGATCATGGGTGGACTGCAAAACTATGTTCTCGAAGTTGACCTAAATACCGTGCAAGAGACTCAGAGG TTCACCGTAGAGGAACCCGGGCTGGCTATCATGCGCCAGTCTAATCGTTTCTTTTTCTGTGGCCATACATCCGGGAAG GTTACCCTTCGTGACGTGCGCACCTTCCAGCTGGAACAAGAGTTTGATGCCTTCTCTGGTAGCCTGTCAGACTTTGACGTCCATGGCAACCTCCTGGCTGCATGCGGGTTCTCTAGTCGTGGGATGAATGGGCTGGCGTGTGATCGTTTTCTAATGGTCTATGACCTCCGCATGATGCGTGCTGTGACTCCACTGCAGGTTCATGTGGATCCCCTCTTTCTTCGCTTCATCCCCACATACACATCACGCCTGGCCATCATCTCACAGACAG GTCAGTGCCAGTTCTGTGAGCCTACTGGGCTAGCCAACCTGGCTGATGTTTTTCACGTCAACACTGTGGGCCAGTTGCTCATGAGCTTTGACGTGTCGTCAAGCAAGCAGGCCTTAGCCTTCGGGGATTCTGGGGGCGGTGTCCACCTGTGGTCTGATGCCCCAGAGGTTTCCTTCAATGGCTACTCCAGGGACACTGAATTTGCCCTGCCATGCCTGGTGGACTCCTTACCTCAGCTTGACTGGAGCCATGACTTGCTGCCATTGTCACTCATTCCTATGCCCCTGACCAGCTCAGAACAATTGCTATCTGATTGGCCTACCACTCTGGCCACCCCTAGCCCAAG aCGATCACCTGCCGTGGATCCAGAAATTCTGCGTACAATTAAAACTGTTGGTTTCATTGGTTATGCTGCCAATCCTCGCACCCGGCCCAGAAACCAG GTTCCTTATAAGATTAAAGAGGTGGAACTGGACTATGATAATTACAATCAGGTTCCTGAATCGCCTATAGGCCGTGATGAAGAGCCACACCTCTACATGGTACCAAAGAAGTTCAGGAAG GTAACCATCAAATACTCAAAACTTGGGCTTGAGGACTTTGACTTTAAACATTACAACAGGACCTTGTTTGCTGGCCTGGAGCCTCACATTCCCAATGCGTACTGCAACTGCATGATCCAG GTATTGTATTTCCTGGAGCCAATCCGCTGCCTGGTCCAGAATCACCTCTGCCAGAAGGAGTTCTGTTTGGCATgtgagcttggcttcctcttccATATGCTGGACCTGTCGAGGGGAGACCCCTGCCAG GCCAGTAACTTCCTGCGAGCCTTCCGTACCATCCCGGAGGCGTCTGCCCTGGGCCTGATCCTGGCCGACTCAGACGAGCAGACAGGGAAGGCCAGACTGGGCCGTCTCATTCAGAGCTGGAACCGCTTTATCCTCACCCAGCTCCACCAGGAGACCCAGGAACAAGAGGGCCCACAGGCATACAGAGGGGCCAGTAGCAG TGCCCTGGGATCCTCGGGCGAGTCTGTGATTGGACGGCTGTTTGGTTGTGAGGTTGAGAACAGCAGCCTCTGTCGTTGTGGCAAGGAGACAGTGCGCTCATCCCTGACCCTGCTCTTCACCATGCACTACCCTGAACAGAGTTCGCTCG ATAAGACAATCAAGGAGTATGATTTTGCTGAGATCCTGAAGAAGAGCATATGTCTGGAGCAAAGCACTCAGGCATGGTGTGAGAATTGTGAGAAGTATCAGCCCACA GTGCAGACCCGTAACATCCGCTGTCTCCCAGATGTACTGGTCATTAATTGTGAGGTGAACAGTGTGAAGGAGGCGGAGTTCTGGAAGGCTCAGGCAGAG TATGCTTTCAATAAGGCCATAGAAAAAGAGGCAAATGAGCCCCCAAAGCCTAAggaacctccccctcccatccccacgGAGTGGTGCTTAGA GGAAGAGTTATGTAACGTGGAGGGTTTGACCTTTGACACGAGAGTGGAGGACCTGCGGCATGTCTGGATCCCCCTTACCCTGAAGATGTCCATCAGCAAGAGCCAAGGGCTGGAGGTCAGCAGTTGGCCGGAAGCTGAAGAG CTGAGTTCTGCTGAGGAGGCTGAGGGGGTGTCTCTCTATGACCTGGTGGTCACCGTGCCTCATGTCCTGGATGCTCGCACTGGAGGGAACTTGGTAGCACACATCAAAGTAGGAGAGACCTACCACCAGAGAAAAGAG GGTGTCACACACCAACAGTGGTACCTCTTCAATGACTTCCTGATTGAGCCGATTGACAAG GCTGAAGCAGCTCAGTTTGATGTGAACTGGAAAGTGCCAGCCATCCTCTACTATGCCAAGAGGAACTACCACTCTAAATATGACCTCCGTA TTAAGAACCCCATAGAGGCCAGTGTGCTGCTCACTGAGGCTTCTTTGGCACGGAAACAGAGGAAGAGTCATGCTACTTTCATCCCTCTAATGGTCAGTGAGATGCCCCAGGCTGGAGACTTGGTGGGGCTggatgctgaatttgtcacactCAACCAG GAGGAGGCAGAGCTGCGCAGCGATGGCACAAAGTCCACCATCAAGCCCAGTCAGATGTCTGTGGCTAGGATCACATGTGTGCGTGGCCAGGGTCCTAACGAGGGGGTGCCCTTCATTGATGACTACATCTCCACTCAGGAGCAG GTGGTGGACTATCTGACGCAGTATTCAGGCATCAAACCAGGGGACCTGGATGCTAAGATTTCCTCCAAGCACTTGACCACTCTAAAGTCAACATACCTAAAGCTGCGCTTCCTCATTGACACCGGAGTGCGCTTTGTTGGGCACGGCTTACAGAAGGACTTCCGTGTTATCAATTTACTG GTGCTGAAAGACCAGGTGGTTGACACTGTTTACCTCTTCCATATGCCCCGGAAGAGGATGATCTCCCTGCGCTTCCTTGCCTGGTACTTTCTGG ACCTCAACATCCAGGGTGAGACTCATGACAGCATTGAGGATGCTCGCACCGCCTTGCAGCTTTACAGGAAGTATCTGGAGCTAAGTCGCGGAGGCGGCAATGATGAAGTACGGAAGGTGCTAAAGGGACTGTACGAGAAAGGCCGCAAGCTTGACTGGAAAGTCCCGGACTGTGACACAGGAGATGGTCAAGGTAGCCCAAAAA GTAATGCTGTCTTTCCCTCTGTGATGGGGCTGTGA